In Halobaculum magnesiiphilum, the following proteins share a genomic window:
- a CDS encoding PspA/IM30 family protein, with amino-acid sequence MGILSRTSYVIRSKINSILNRAEDPTETLDYSYEQMRDELQDVKQGIADLTTQKKRLEIQKRRLEENVEKHNEQAREAVQQDRDDLARKALEKKKSKMNQIEDLETQIAELQNTQDQLVDKKDELQSRIDEFKTKKETMKARYEAAEASTRVSEAMSGVGDEMADVSRSIERAEERTEEMEARSQAMDELQDSGAFDDALSDEDEIDRELQSGRTDREVDAELETLRAELGKESAESDDGGDAAVDADADVEADADADPAVDAEDVSDEEVEAELEELQQEESDNSK; translated from the coding sequence ATGGGTATCCTCTCGCGCACCTCCTACGTCATCCGCTCGAAGATCAACTCGATCCTCAACCGGGCGGAGGACCCGACGGAGACGCTCGATTACAGCTACGAACAGATGCGCGACGAGCTGCAGGACGTGAAGCAGGGTATCGCCGACCTGACGACCCAGAAGAAGCGCCTGGAGATCCAGAAGCGCCGGCTGGAGGAGAACGTCGAGAAGCACAACGAGCAGGCGCGGGAGGCCGTCCAGCAGGACCGCGACGACCTCGCGCGCAAGGCGCTGGAGAAGAAGAAGTCGAAGATGAACCAGATCGAGGACCTGGAGACGCAGATCGCCGAACTGCAGAACACCCAGGACCAGCTGGTCGACAAGAAGGACGAGCTCCAGAGCCGCATCGACGAGTTCAAGACCAAGAAGGAGACGATGAAGGCGCGCTACGAGGCCGCCGAGGCGTCGACCCGGGTGTCGGAGGCGATGTCGGGCGTCGGCGACGAGATGGCCGACGTGAGCCGGTCGATCGAGCGCGCCGAGGAGCGCACCGAGGAGATGGAGGCGCGCTCGCAGGCGATGGACGAGCTGCAGGACTCCGGCGCCTTCGACGACGCGCTCTCCGACGAGGACGAGATCGACCGCGAGCTGCAGTCCGGGCGCACCGACCGCGAGGTCGACGCCGAGCTTGAAACGCTGCGCGCGGAGCTGGGCAAGGAGTCCGCGGAGTCGGACGACGGCGGCGACGCGGCGGTCGATGCCGACGCCGATGTCGAGGCCGACGCTGACGCCGACCCCGCGGTCGATGCCGAGGACGTGTCCGACGAGGAGGTCGAGGCGGAGCTCGAGGAGCTCCAGCAGGAGGAGTCGGACAACTCGAAGTAG